Proteins encoded by one window of Winogradskyella sp. PG-2:
- a CDS encoding regulatory protein RecX has translation MNLQKTYTIDEAQKKLEGYCAYQERCHKEVRTKLREMKMIPEAVDKIMVHLIQHNYLNEERFAKAFVRGKFRIKKWGKNRLLRELKFREISKYSIDAALKEIDLEDYYKTLDELVLKRISQVKEKNVYKKKKKVADYVLYRGWESHLIYEKLNEHL, from the coding sequence GTGAACCTACAAAAAACCTATACCATCGATGAAGCGCAAAAAAAACTTGAAGGCTATTGTGCCTACCAAGAGCGTTGCCATAAAGAAGTGAGGACGAAGTTAAGGGAAATGAAAATGATTCCTGAGGCTGTTGATAAAATTATGGTGCATTTGATACAGCATAATTATCTTAACGAAGAACGTTTTGCCAAGGCTTTTGTTAGAGGGAAATTTAGAATTAAAAAATGGGGAAAAAATAGATTGTTAAGAGAATTAAAGTTTAGAGAAATTTCTAAGTATAGTATTGATGCAGCGCTTAAAGAAATTGATTTAGAAGACTATTATAAAACTTTAGATGAACTTGTGTTGAAGCGAATTAGCCAAGTCAAAGAGAAGAACGTATATAAAAAGAAAAAAAAGGTGGCAGATTACGTATTATATAGAGGTTGGGAATCGCATTTAATTTACGAAAAACTAAACGAACACCTTTAA
- a CDS encoding DUF6646 family protein, with protein sequence MKNLFLIIALISVSFVGAQAFEGKGDQKFQIGANFQDEATGINITYDYGLGENISVGISSSYALGIDDVLADVADFGDRFDLKARFNANLGSVLNIDENFDFYPGLSLSTKNFGGHLGARYFFSEGFGIYTEAAFPFAKYDDQVDLFYNQFTINIGASFNL encoded by the coding sequence ATGAAAAATTTATTTTTAATTATTGCATTAATTTCGGTTTCATTTGTAGGTGCCCAAGCCTTTGAAGGAAAAGGAGATCAAAAATTTCAAATAGGTGCTAACTTTCAAGATGAAGCTACGGGAATTAATATCACCTATGATTATGGCTTAGGTGAAAATATTTCGGTTGGTATATCGTCTTCTTATGCCTTAGGCATTGATGACGTATTAGCTGATGTTGCTGATTTTGGAGATCGTTTTGACTTAAAAGCACGTTTTAATGCCAACCTTGGTAGCGTGCTAAATATCGATGAAAATTTTGATTTCTATCCTGGCTTGAGCTTAAGCACAAAGAATTTTGGCGGTCACCTTGGTGCACGTTATTTCTTCTCTGAAGGTTTTGGTATCTACACTGAGGCTGCATTTCCGTTTGCTAAATATGATGATCAGGTAGATTTATTTTACAACCAATTTACTATAAATATTGGAGCAAGTTTTAACCTATAA